TAATTTATATCCTGGAGAACAAAAACTAAATGGATCTCAATTGTTAGACTACGCTCGATACCGTAATGATATCGAAAGTGACTTTGGACGGGTTCGACGTCAACAACAAGTCATGTCTCGATTGAAGGAAGAAATGGTGTCTTTCAGTAGTATTCCGAAGCTACCCAAAACAGCAGGCTTACTCAGTTCTTACATTGCAACAGATATGAGCAACGCACAATTAATGAACTATGGCCGCATGTTCTTAATGAACCCAGCGGAAAACATTCAAACAAAACGCATCCCTGTTGATGGTTCCTATGAGAACAAACGAATAGCAAACATTGGTTTGGTGCTATCTCATAACGAACAACAAAACCGTCAAGCTATACAAAACTTTTTAAGTACAGAGTCAGAACAGGATAAAGCACAAGCAAGTCAAGACTCGCTTACTGAATCGAATAAAAAGGAATCGTAGTCATACAATCCCGCACCACTTGTTTAGTGGTGTGGGATTTTTATTTGTAACGAACTTGGCTCATTCGCATTCTAACTGGATGTGACTCCTTTTTTGCTCGCTTTTGAAATTGATATGCGTGAGGTTCCTCTCGATATGCGTGGATTCTTCTTCCATATGCTTGGGTTCTCTTTCGTTAGGCGTGAGTTTTCCCTGGATATGCGTGTGAGTCTAGTGCGAGGTTCAGCTACGTTTTGCTAATTCCAGCTCCTCTTTCCCCATTATTTATTGATTAATAATCACGAATACACCTTCAATTACGCATTAACGAACAAAAGCTCAGGGCGCGCGGTTAGCGACGTACAAACTGCTGCCCACAGGACGTGGGTTGGTTCGATGTTGCTGCGTGACGCAGCGTTTTTAATCGAACTCCCTATGAATCGTTTAGAGATAAAGAAAACATCAAGAGTGGTAGCGATTCGATGTTGACTTATCGTAAGGAGGTGCAGGAAGTTTGCTAGGCCTGGGCGTGGCCTCTATAACTTAATTAGTTATGCACAAGCTAACATTTTTATAATCTCCTGGACAACAAAAAAACGGCTCTAATCAAATGAATAGAGCCGCTTTAGTATAAATTTATTCTGCAAATTTCTTAAAGATTAGCGTTGCGTTGTGACCACCAAATCCTAAGGAGTTACTTAGGACCGTTGTCACTTCGTGTTCTTTTGCTTCGTTTGGTACGATATCCAAGTCGCAATCTGGGTCTGGATTTTCATAATTAATTGTAGGTGGCACAATGTTGTTGAGCAGTGATTTGATTGAAATAACTGACTCAATAGCACCTGCTGCTCCAAGTAAGTGACCTGTCATGGATTTCGTTGAGCTGATAGACAATTTATAAGCATACTCACCAAATACATTTTTAACCGCTTCTGTTTCGTACTTATCATTTAAAGCTGTTCCTGTACCATGGGCATTGATGTAATCAATTTCTTCTGGCTTTAAGCCAGCATTTTCAATAGCCTGTTTCATGGAACGTGTTGCACCTTCACCTGTTGGGGCAGGGGCTGTAATATGATACGCATCTCCCGTTGAACCATAGCCTACAATTTCAGCGTAAATGGTTGCTCCGCGTTTTTTGGCAGACTCAAGTGTTTCCAGAACTAGAATACCTGCACCTTCCCCCATAACGAAGCCTCCACGTTCTTTATCAAATGGTCGACTTGCTTTTGTTGGATCTTCTTCTGTTGAAAGAGCCTTCATGGAAGAGAATCCGGCAAATGCCATATTCGTTAGTGGAGCTTCTGAACCGCCAGCAATCATGATGTCTGCATCGCCACGTTCAATTACTTTATATGCGTCTCCAATTGAGTTAGCACCAGATGCACATGCTGTAACAGTACAGGAATTAATTCCTTTTGCACCAAGCGCTATGGAAACTTG
This genomic stretch from Pontibacillus yanchengensis harbors:
- the fabF gene encoding beta-ketoacyl-ACP synthase II; the protein is MDARRVVVTGMGAVSPVGNDVETMWDNIVNGNSGIGEITKVNKEEFSAHVSGELKDFDPGNYFDKKEARRMDPFTQYALAASLMAVKHAGLEINEENDTRTGVWIGSGIGGMNTYEEQFRKFMDKGARRVSPFFVPMMIPDMAAGQVSIALGAKGINSCTVTACASGANSIGDAYKVIERGDADIMIAGGSEAPLTNMAFAGFSSMKALSTEEDPTKASRPFDKERGGFVMGEGAGILVLETLESAKKRGATIYAEIVGYGSTGDAYHITAPAPTGEGATRSMKQAIENAGLKPEEIDYINAHGTGTALNDKYETEAVKNVFGEYAYKLSISSTKSMTGHLLGAAGAIESVISIKSLLNNIVPPTINYENPDPDCDLDIVPNEAKEHEVTTVLSNSLGFGGHNATLIFKKFAE